From Candidatus Obscuribacterales bacterium, the proteins below share one genomic window:
- a CDS encoding SDR family NAD(P)-dependent oxidoreductase: protein MDFKADLDGRVAVVTGAAGGIGRAVALLLAESGAAVVVTDRHQNADALSDLTAEINRL, encoded by the coding sequence ATGGATTTCAAAGCCGACCTTGACGGGCGAGTTGCTGTAGTCACGGGAGCTGCTGGAGGCATTGGTCGAGCGGTTGCATTGCTACTTGCTGAGTCCGGTGCCGCAGTAGTCGTCACGGACAGGCACCAAAATGCGGACGCTCTCAGTGACCTGACAGCTGAGATTAACCGGCTCA